From Suncus etruscus isolate mSunEtr1 chromosome 6, mSunEtr1.pri.cur, whole genome shotgun sequence, one genomic window encodes:
- the LOC126011547 gene encoding arylacetamide deacetylase-like 3 translates to MLGLLLLWASLSMACVFFVGAPLWVFFKNFIPMKIPAGISHPKKLLLFYCTYELVFTWGKILEKMNICSMGKFVRFLHDLAPLRKDPDVVVTDLRFGTIPVKVYQPRNSCSTLRTGILYYHGGGALVGSLKTYHAICLNLCKESDSVVLSIGYRKMPDCKYPVIFTDCMAATVQFLKSLSSFGVDPARVVVGGDSIGGSVAVVMCQQLLKSPHLPKIRAQMVIYAGLQCLDFQSPANQQNNVPFVTRSFTLQYLMAYLNIDPSWKRDMITGANMPPQIREKYRKWLGHENIPERFKQKGYCQKPAPPLNDLAYQETRIVLELNMSPLLEEDEVMSQMPEAFIVSCEYDYFRDHSLLYKKRLEDLGIPVTWFHVEDGFHGALAVIDIPFLYFPCSRRIMNAMVNFIKRL, encoded by the exons ATGTTGGGCCTCCTTCTACTCTGGGCCAGCCTCTCAATGGCTTGTGTGTTCTTTGTGGGAGCTCCACTGTGGGTGTTCTTCAAGAATTTTATCCCAATGAAAATCCCGGCAGGCATCAGCCACCCCAAGAAGCTTCTTCTTTTCTACTGCACCTATGAACTGGTGTTTACATGG GGTAAGATTTTGGAGAAGATGAACATCTGTTCCATGGGCAAGTTTGTCCGTTTTTTACATGACCTGGCGCCCCTGAGGAAGGACCCAGATGTGGTGGTCACAGACCTGCGCTTTGGGACAATCCCTGTGAAGGTGTACCAGCCCAGAAATTCCTGCAGCACCCTCAGGACTGGCATCTTGTACTACCATGGAGGTGGAGCCTTGGTGGGGAGCCTGA aaacCTACCATGCCATCTGCCTTAATTTGTGCAAGGAAAGTGACTCAGTGGTCCTATCCATTGG ATACCGCAAGATGCCTGACTGTAAGTATCCAGTAATATTCACTGATTGCATGGCAGCCACCGTCCAATTTCTGAAGTCTCTGAGTTCATTTGGGGTGGATCCAGCACGTGTGGTGGTAGGAGGTGACAGCATTGGAGGGTCAGTGGCTGTGGTAATGTGTCAACAGCTTTTGAAGAGTCCCCACCTTCCAAAGATCCGTGCACAAATGGTCATCTATGCCGGTCTTCAATGCCTTGATTTCCAGTCACCAGCCAATCAGCAGAACAACGTCCCATTTGTGACTAGGAGTTTTACCCTCCAATATTTAATGGCCTATTTGAATATCGATCCCTCCTGGAAAAGAGACATGATCACAGGTGCCAATATGCCCCCTCAAATCAGGGAGAAGTACAGGAAGTGGTTGGGCCATGAGAACATCCCCGAGAGATTCAAGCAGAAGGGTTACTGCCAGAAGCCTGCACCACCCCTGAATGATTTGGCATATCAGGAGACCCGCATTGTGCTGGAGCTCAACATGTCCCCACTGTTGGAAGAGGATGAAGTAATGTCTCAGATGCCCGAAGCTTTCATTGTGAGCTGTGAGTATGATTATTTCCGAGACCACTCGCTGCTGTACAAGAAGAGGCTAGAGGACTTAGGTATCCCAGTGACATGGTTTCACGTGGAGGATGGTTTCCATGGAGCACTCGCCGTGATTGACATTCCCTTCTTGTACTTTCCATGCTCTCGGAGAATTATGAATGCCATGGTTAATTTTATCAAGAGATTGTGA